The following is a genomic window from Mycobacterium parmense.
GTCGCGGCCCTGTTCGATCATCGAAATCACGCCGGCGAGTTGCCCCTGCGCGCGGCGTAACCGGTTGAGCACCGCCGCGATGCTGTCTTCATCACCGATCATGGGACCCTCCATTCGCTGTGTTACCGCCATAGTACCCAGGGGGGTATCGAATGACACTTAAGAATATGCCCCTTGGGGTATCGATTGTCACCGGTAAGGCGACGGGTATCGATGTGCCACGCCCGCGTGAGTCGCAAACCGGTCGGCCAGGCCTACAGAATCGCCCTCAGTTCCTTTGCCCGGCCGATGTCGTCCCAGCCGACGCCGAGTTCCAACAGAACCTCTTCGGTGTGCTGCCCGTGTTCGGGAGCGCGCGCCGGGTCCGGCGGCGTCTCGTCGAACTGCACGGGCGCGGCGACCATCCGGTACTTCTCTCCGTGGTCGTCGACGTTGGTCACTACGTAGCCGTTCGGTTCCACCTGGGGGTCGTTGAGGGTTTCGCGGGGCGTCGCCAGGGCGCCCCACACGCCCGGCTCGTCCTCCAGCACCTTCTGCCAGTGGGCGAGGTCGTGGCCGGCGAACGCCGTCGCGAAGATCTCGGTGGCCGCCGCGGCGTTGGCGATCAGATTGCTCGACGGCACGAATCGCTCGTCGGTGACCAGTTCAGCCAGGCCCATTCGCGCGCAGAACCCGGCCCAGAACTTGTCCGGCTGCAGGAAGACCAGCTGGATCCATCTGCCGTCCCTGGTTTTGTACCGGTTGACGAGCGGGTTGATGGCCAGCCCCGGCGGGGCGCCGGGAATGCCGTCGATGTCGAAGAAGTCGGCCGCGCAGATCGACGGCGCGATGGACCACATCGCCTGGGCCAGTAGCGAAGAGTCGACGATTGTCGGCTCGCCCGTGCGCTCTCGGTGAAACAGCGCGGCGCACACACCGCCCGCCAGCGTCGCCCCGCCCTGCAGGTCGCCGAATCCCGGACCCTGAACGGCCGGCGTCTCGCTGCCGAACGGCGTCAGCGTGTAGGCCACCCCGCCCCGGGCCAGGTACGTCGCCGCATCGAATCCACCGCGGTCGCGGTGTGGGCCGCGCACCCCCAATCCGGTGCCGCGGGCAATGATGATCGCCGGGTTGAACCCGCGGACGTCCGCGACGGTCAGCCGGGCACGTTGCAGAGCGCCGGGCAGCCAATTCGTGAGAAAGACGTCCGCGCTCGCCAGCAGCCGGCCGAAAAACTCGCGGCCCAGTTCGGTTTTGAGGTCGAGCGCGACGCTGCGCTTGCCGCGGTTGCCGAGCTCGAGGATGAAGTCGGCGTCGGGGCGGGCGGCTTCGCGGGTGAACCCGCCGACGACCAGCGCGCGGCCGGGATCTCCCGAGGCGACGCCTTCGACCTTGACGACGTCGGCGCCCCAGTCCGACAGCGCGGCACCTGCCGACGGCACGTACGTCCACGACGCCAACTCGACAACCCGCACGCCTTGAAGGACACCAGCCGTCATCGTCGACCCCTTCGATCCTTCATTCCTTGCTATTTTAGATATTCTAGCTACTCTAGGCCATATCGATAGCCCGGCTATAGCCCGCGCAGTTTTCGTGGAAGAGATGCGATGGAGCCGACCGTTGGTCCGAAGTCGGGCCCCGTCGCGCTCGGTGCCCCGGCCGTTCCGATGACGAATGTCGTTGGGCCGCAACGTGGAGCAGCGGTGTAGCCGGAGGACGAAGGACGAGCGATGGGCAGAGTATCGGGCAAGGTGGCCGTGGTCAGCGGCGCCGCACGCGGCCAGGGGCGTTCGCACGCGCGGCTGCTGGCCGCCGAAGGCGCCGACATCATCGCCGTCGATCTTTGCGAGGACATCGCGACCAACGAGTATCCGCTGGCCCGCCCCGAGGATCTCGACGAGACGGCGCGGCTGGTCGAGAAGGAGGGGCAGCGCGCTTTCACCACGATCGCCGACGTCCGCGACAAGGTGGCGCTGTCCGCGGCGATCGACGGGGGGGTCGCCGAATTCGGGCATCTCGACGTCGTGGTCGCCAATGCCGGCATCTGCCCGCTGACCGCCGGCCTGCCACCACAGGCCTTCGCCGACGCCGTGGACGTGGACCTGGTCGGCGTGCTCAACCTGGTGCACGCCAGCCTCAAACATCTGCAGTCCGGCGCGTCCATCGTCGTGATCGGTTCCAACGCCGCTTTCATGTCGTCGATGAACACCACGGGGATCGACGGGGGACCCGGCGGCGCGGGGTACGCCTTCGCGAAACTCGCCGCCGCGCACTACGTCAACGACTTCGCGTTGGCCCTGGCGCCGTTCTCGATCCGGATGAATGCGGTACACCCCACCAACGTCAACACCGACATGCTGCACAGCCCGCCGATGTACCGCGCCTTCCGGCCGGACCTGAAGGAACCGAAACGCGAGGATGCGGAACCCGTCTTCCCCCTGGTGCAGGCGATGCCCATCCCCTACGTCGAGCCCGAGGACATCAGCGAGGCCGTGTTGTTCCTCGCGTCCGACGCGGCGCGCTATATCACCGGACAGCAGCTCCGCGTGGACGGGGGCGGTTTTCTCAAGGTCAAGCCGTGGTCGGGGGCGTGACCGGGAAGGCACTGCAACCGAAGACAATGAAGACAGTGAAGACAGTGAAGACTGTGAATACATCGAAACCGCTGTGCCGCAAGCAAACTGGAGACAAACGGTGAACCAGGACTTCTCGCCGCAGATCGAGCGTCGGCTCTACGAGCTGATGGTCCTGATGAAGGCCGCCGACGACCGCCTGTCCAGGGGCATCAGCACCGGTGAGTTCATGTGTGTCTACTGGCCGTCGCGCGGGCAGGAGGCCATCGCCGCAGCGATGGGCGTCTCCTTGCGCCCCGACGACCAGTTGGTGACCACCTACCGCGGGCTGCACGATCTCATCGGCAAGCAAGTGCCGCTCGAGGAGATCTACGGCGAGATGATGGGGCGCACGGTCGGCGCGGCGCGCGGCAAGGGCGGCAGCATGCACATCGCCGATCCCGACCACGGCGTCATGCTGTCGACTGGCATCGTCGGGGCCGGGCCACCGGTGGCGGTGGGTCTGGCACTGGCCGCGAAGCGCAAGCACATCGACCGCGTCACGGTCGTCAGCCTCGGCGACGGCGCGACCAACACCGGCTCGTTCCACGAGGCGGCCAACATGGCCGCGCTGTGGGACCTGCCCGTCGTGTTCGTCTGCCAGAACAACCAATACGCCGAGATGACACCGACCACCCACACCATGAAGCTCGCACACGTCGCCGACCGGGCCGCCGGGTACGGCATGCCGGGCATCCGGGTGGACGGCAACGACCCGCTGGCCGTGACGGCCGCGCTGGATAACGCCCTGCGGCGCGCCCGCAGCGGCGCCGGCCCCACCTTCCTCGAGTGCGTGACGTTCCGCTTCCGTGGCCACTACTTCGGCGACCCGATGCCCTACATACCCCCGGACCAGCTCGCCGCCGCGATGGCGGCCGACCCGGTGCCGTGGTTCCGCGACCACCTCGCCCATGCGGGCATCTGCACCGCCGGCGAGCTCGACCGCATCGACGCGGACGCCGAGGCGGCCGTCGAGGCCGCGCTGCAGACCGTCATGGGCGCCGATCCCCCGCCGGCCGACGAACTCGACCGCGACGTGTACGCGACTCCCCTGAAATTCCCGGTGTAGCCGAGGCCGCGCATGCAAGAACGGGAGATGACCATGCGCGAGGCGCTCAACCTCGCGCTCGACCAGGCGCTGCACGCCGACGACAGGGTGTTCCTGCTCGGCGAGGACATCGCCGATCCCGGCGCGTCGGGCCCCACCGCGGGACTGTCGGCCAAGTACGGCCACGACCGGGTCCTGGACACTCCGATCTCAGAAGCCGCGATCGTGGGCGCCGCGATCGGCGCGGCCATCGACGGGATGCGGCCGGTGGCCGAGATCATGATCATGGATTTCATCGGCATCGCGGCCGACCAGTTGATCAACAACGCCGCCAAGCTGCGATTCATGACCGCGGGGCGAACGACCGCGCCGATCACCGTCCGCACCCAGGTCTACGCCGGGCTGGCCACCGGCGCCACGCATTCGCAGAGCCTGGAGGCGTGGTTCATGCACATCCCGGGCATGAAGGTGATCGTGCCCTCCACCCCCCGCGACGGCAAGGGCCTGCTGACCGCGGCGATCTTCGACGACGACCCCTGCCTTTTCATCGAGACGATCCGGCTGCAGAGCAAGAAGGGGCCCGTACCGGTCGATCCCGGCTTTTCTATCCCGCTGGGGCAGGCCGACGTCAAGCGGCCCGGCACCGACGTGAGCCTCATCAGCTACGGGCGCCCGGTGCACGACGCGCTCGCGGCCGCTGCCACGCTGGCCGAGAACGGCGTCAGCGCGGAGGTCGTCGACCTTCGCACCCTGGTGCCGCTCGACGTCGACACCATCGTCGGATCGGTCGCTCGTACCCGGCGGGCCGTGATCGCCCACGACGCAGTGCAATTCGGCGGTCCGGGGGCCGAGATCGCCGCGATCCTGCAATCCGAGCTGTTCGGCGAGCTGGCCGCACCCGTCGAGCGGGTGGCGACCCGGTTCGCGCCCAACCCGGCCGCCGCGGCGCTCGAGGCGCAGATGTATCCCTCGCCGGCGCGGATCGCTGCCGCCGCCCGGCGAACTCTGGAGTCCACGACGAGGACGACCATGCATGGCTGACTTCATCATTCGCATCCCGCGGGTATCGGTCGCCGTCGCCGAAGCCGAGCTCACCGGGCTGCTGGTGCCGGCCGGCGAACACGTCGACGCCGGCACACCGATCTACGTGATCGCCACCGAGAAGGCCGAGCAGGAGATCGAGGCCGGGGCGTCGGGCACCGTGCAATGGACGGGCCAGGTCGGCACCACCTACGACATCGGCGCCCAAATCGGCGTCATCACCACGTAACGGAAGGAACAGCCGGACACATGGATCTCAACGAGACCCGCGAACGAATCATCTACCAGAAAGAGGGGCCCGTCGCGAAGGTCACGCTGAACTGGCCCGAGAAGGCCAACGCGCAGGACCAGAAGCTGGCCGAGGAGGTCGACGCCGCGCTGCTGGACGCCGACCGTGACTACGACATCAAGGTCCTGATCCTCAAGGCCAACGGCAAGGGTTTCTGTTCGGGGCACGCCATCGGCAACAACGCGGTCGACTATCCGGCGTTCGTGGAGGGCGCCAAAGTCATGGGCACGCCGTGGAAACCGCAGACCGACCTGTTCGTCAAACCGACGCTGAACCTGTGGGAGTTCTCCAAACCGACCATCGCCCAGGTGCACGGCTACTGCGTCGGTGGCGGCACGCACTACGGTTTGACCACCGACATCGTGATCGCCTCCGAGGACGCCTACTTCTCCTACCCGCCGCTGCAGGGTTTCGGCATGCCCTCGGGTGAATGTTCCATCGAACCCTGGGTTTTCATGAACTGGCGGCGCGCGGCCTATTACCTGTACCTCGCCGAGGTGATCGACGCCAAGCGTGCGCTCGAGGTCGGTCTGGTCAACGAGGTGGTGCCGCTCGACCAACTCGACGCCCGCGTCGACGCCATCGCGCGCCACATCGCCCAGGCGCCGTTGACGACGCTGCTCGCGACCAAGGCCAACCTCAAGCGTGCCTGGGAGCTGATGGGCATGCGGGTGCACTGGCAGAGCTCAAACGACCTGGTCGCGCTGGCGTCGATCAGCAAGGACGTGCAACAGCTGATCCAGACGGTGTTCAAGGACAAGGTGCTGCCGTCCGAGCAGGCCCGCCGGCAGGCCGCGGCCGCCGCATCGAGCGATGGCGCAACGGCCACAACCTAGGGCTCTGCAGTGAACATCGCCGACCACGCGAGCACGGCCCCGCAGTCGCCGGCCCTGATCGTCGGAGGCGACACGATCTCGTTCGGCGAGCTGCACGACAGGAGCCGGCGGGTCGCCGCGGTGCTGCACGAGGCCGGGTTGCGCCGCGGCGACGGCGTGGCACTGGTGTTGCCGAACCGGCCGGAGTTCCTCGAAATCACCTGGGGTTGCCAGCTTTCCGGCCTGTACTACACCGCGGTCAACATCCACTTCACGCCCGACGAGGTCGCCTATGTCATCGACGACTCCGACGCGAAGGCGGTGTTTGTGGACGCCACCGCCGCCTCGACGCCCGGACTCGCCGCCCGCATCCACGCCGCCAACGCGGCGGTGATTACGCACATCTGCGTCGGCGGCGACTTGCCGGGCTGGCGGCGCTACGAGGAGGCCCTGGCGGGGGCGGGCGCCGCTCCACCGGTGTCGGACGGATCGGAGATGCTCTATTCGTCGGGAACCACGGGGCGCCCGAAGGCCGTGCGCCGGCCGCTTCGGACCGACGGCAACGGTTCATGGGCGCAGTCGGTGCTGCAGATGGCGCTCGTCCACAAATACGGGATGGATCGGTCGAGCGTCTACCTGTCCCCCGCTCCCCTCTACCACGCGGCCGGGGTGAACTACACCATGGCGGTCAACCGGGTGGGCGCCGCGTCGATCCTCATGAAAAAGTTCGACGCCGAAACCGTGTTGCGCCTGATCGAGGACCACGGCGTCACGCACGCACAGTTCGTCCCGACGATGTTCGTGCGCATCCTCAAGCTGCCCGAATCGGTCCGGGAGAAATACGACGTCTCGAGCCTGCGGTGCGTCATTCACGCGGCCGCGCCGTGCCCGGTCGACGTCAAGCACCGCATGATGAAGTGGCTCGGTCCAATCATCCACGAGT
Proteins encoded in this region:
- a CDS encoding thiamine pyrophosphate-dependent dehydrogenase E1 component subunit alpha, with protein sequence MVLMKAADDRLSRGISTGEFMCVYWPSRGQEAIAAAMGVSLRPDDQLVTTYRGLHDLIGKQVPLEEIYGEMMGRTVGAARGKGGSMHIADPDHGVMLSTGIVGAGPPVAVGLALAAKRKHIDRVTVVSLGDGATNTGSFHEAANMAALWDLPVVFVCQNNQYAEMTPTTHTMKLAHVADRAAGYGMPGIRVDGNDPLAVTAALDNALRRARSGAGPTFLECVTFRFRGHYFGDPMPYIPPDQLAAAMAADPVPWFRDHLAHAGICTAGELDRIDADAEAAVEAALQTVMGADPPPADELDRDVYATPLKFPV
- a CDS encoding alpha-ketoacid dehydrogenase subunit beta; its protein translation is MQEREMTMREALNLALDQALHADDRVFLLGEDIADPGASGPTAGLSAKYGHDRVLDTPISEAAIVGAAIGAAIDGMRPVAEIMIMDFIGIAADQLINNAAKLRFMTAGRTTAPITVRTQVYAGLATGATHSQSLEAWFMHIPGMKVIVPSTPRDGKGLLTAAIFDDDPCLFIETIRLQSKKGPVPVDPGFSIPLGQADVKRPGTDVSLISYGRPVHDALAAAATLAENGVSAEVVDLRTLVPLDVDTIVGSVARTRRAVIAHDAVQFGGPGAEIAAILQSELFGELAAPVERVATRFAPNPAAAALEAQMYPSPARIAAAARRTLESTTRTTMHG
- a CDS encoding CaiB/BaiF CoA transferase family protein — encoded protein: MTAGVLQGVRVVELASWTYVPSAGAALSDWGADVVKVEGVASGDPGRALVVGGFTREAARPDADFILELGNRGKRSVALDLKTELGREFFGRLLASADVFLTNWLPGALQRARLTVADVRGFNPAIIIARGTGLGVRGPHRDRGGFDAATYLARGGVAYTLTPFGSETPAVQGPGFGDLQGGATLAGGVCAALFHRERTGEPTIVDSSLLAQAMWSIAPSICAADFFDIDGIPGAPPGLAINPLVNRYKTRDGRWIQLVFLQPDKFWAGFCARMGLAELVTDERFVPSSNLIANAAAATEIFATAFAGHDLAHWQKVLEDEPGVWGALATPRETLNDPQVEPNGYVVTNVDDHGEKYRMVAAPVQFDETPPDPARAPEHGQHTEEVLLELGVGWDDIGRAKELRAIL
- a CDS encoding lipoyl domain-containing protein gives rise to the protein MADFIIRIPRVSVAVAEAELTGLLVPAGEHVDAGTPIYVIATEKAEQEIEAGASGTVQWTGQVGTTYDIGAQIGVITT
- a CDS encoding enoyl-CoA hydratase-related protein, whose translation is MDLNETRERIIYQKEGPVAKVTLNWPEKANAQDQKLAEEVDAALLDADRDYDIKVLILKANGKGFCSGHAIGNNAVDYPAFVEGAKVMGTPWKPQTDLFVKPTLNLWEFSKPTIAQVHGYCVGGGTHYGLTTDIVIASEDAYFSYPPLQGFGMPSGECSIEPWVFMNWRRAAYYLYLAEVIDAKRALEVGLVNEVVPLDQLDARVDAIARHIAQAPLTTLLATKANLKRAWELMGMRVHWQSSNDLVALASISKDVQQLIQTVFKDKVLPSEQARRQAAAAASSDGATATT
- a CDS encoding mycofactocin-coupled SDR family oxidoreductase, which codes for MGRVSGKVAVVSGAARGQGRSHARLLAAEGADIIAVDLCEDIATNEYPLARPEDLDETARLVEKEGQRAFTTIADVRDKVALSAAIDGGVAEFGHLDVVVANAGICPLTAGLPPQAFADAVDVDLVGVLNLVHASLKHLQSGASIVVIGSNAAFMSSMNTTGIDGGPGGAGYAFAKLAAAHYVNDFALALAPFSIRMNAVHPTNVNTDMLHSPPMYRAFRPDLKEPKREDAEPVFPLVQAMPIPYVEPEDISEAVLFLASDAARYITGQQLRVDGGGFLKVKPWSGA
- a CDS encoding AMP-binding protein encodes the protein MNIADHASTAPQSPALIVGGDTISFGELHDRSRRVAAVLHEAGLRRGDGVALVLPNRPEFLEITWGCQLSGLYYTAVNIHFTPDEVAYVIDDSDAKAVFVDATAASTPGLAARIHAANAAVITHICVGGDLPGWRRYEEALAGAGAAPPVSDGSEMLYSSGTTGRPKAVRRPLRTDGNGSWAQSVLQMALVHKYGMDRSSVYLSPAPLYHAAGVNYTMAVNRVGAASILMKKFDAETVLRLIEDHGVTHAQFVPTMFVRILKLPESVREKYDVSSLRCVIHAAAPCPVDVKHRMMKWLGPIIHEYYGGTEGFAGTTIGPEEWLAHPGSVGIPMSPVHVIGDDGNEVGTGESGELFFEGGPDFEYFKDPAKTASICNDRGWRSLGDVGYVDEDGYLYLTDRSTFTIVSGGVNIYPQEAENLLIMHPKLVDAAVFGVPNDEFGEEVKAVVQPAAGVVAGPDLETELIEYCRARLAGYKCPRTVEFDPALPRDPNGKLYKRRIRERYWRGRASRIV